Proteins found in one Oreochromis niloticus isolate F11D_XX linkage group LG22, O_niloticus_UMD_NMBU, whole genome shotgun sequence genomic segment:
- the gmeb1 gene encoding glucocorticoid modulatory element-binding protein 1 isoform X1: protein MSVMATTDEVTVSMGEVVMVKDDSGEGDPDDPSKTQVILQLQPITAGDESAETDAAVMAVESHPEQTEGDDVEIGCPITCGDCKAVLLVKKFVCPGINVKCVKYEDQLISPKQFVHISGKATLKDWKRAIRMGGVMLRKMMDSGQLDFYQHSTLCTNTCRSTKFDLLINNTRFPPDGTGLTTPTSSQAQVVLGNGGAAAEDRAKVLSGKSDWSSSSLESADKKGSAEISEDTLNFWKGIADVGLLGEVVTNINTELVELLNSVQQRMDPASLQDTDSCLVEVAVLSNLAQVFDLLDVVKKIVERRKQQTDPGQEQVLSMLNNLEVQLEEQKKQQQVRALLTCPQPAKNKTPTKRPTKRPRLQRPASTTTLLTTPINQQATLQPQQFTVLSPISLSSVGQPFTVAGLPIASLSQSSNTVTLLPAGSQVFTRYMVAGDGKTETITLHPSSGLTLVGTTALQDSSQLGTVMSPMELVQLSQQASGAEVVPIEGQVVDGTMLVQQEVMQGEVEGSQEHTVIEINPTPVEQAVGVMELQLTGESGREGATMVVQSGVEMTMSAETEEETQHQLQEAHTERVQEVQLDASGQLSHVQIVVIGENTQEENKVK from the exons ATGAGTGTGATGGCGACCACTGATGAGGTCACTGTATCTATGGGGGAAGTGGTGATGGTAAAGGATGACAGTGGTGAAGGTGACCCCGATGACCCCAGTAAGACTCAGGTCATCCTCCAGCTCCAGCCAATCACCGCTGG AGACGAATCTGCAGAAACAGATGCGGCTGTCATGGCTGTTGAATCTCATCCAG AGCAAACTGAGGGAGACGACGTTGAAATTGGCTGTCCTATAACGTGTGGTGACTGTAAAGCTGTGTTGCTAGTGAAAAAGTTTGTGTGCCCAGGAATCAATGTGAAATGTGTGAAG TATGAAGACCAGTTGATCAGTCCCAAGCAGTTTGTGCACATTTCTGGAAAAGCTACTCTGAAAGACTGGAAGAGAGCCATCAGGATGGGGGGAGTCATGCTGAG AAAAATGATGGATTCCGGTCAGCTGGACTTCTACCAGCATAGTACTCTGTGCACTAACACATGTCGCAGCACCAAGTTTGaccttttaataaacaacacacGCTTCCCTCCAGATGGCACCGGACTTACCACACCTACATCCTCTCAAG CTCAGGTGGTCCTGGGTAATGGTGGGGCAGCCGCAGAAGACCGAGCAAAGGTCCTGAGTGGGAAGTCGGACTGGAGTTCAAGTTCATTGGAGTCTGCAGACAAAAAGGGATCAGCTGAGATCTCAG AGGACACACTGAACTTTTGGAAGGGCATTGCAGATGTGGGTTTGTTGGGTGAAGTGGTGACCAACATCAACACGGAGCTTGTGGAGCTGTTAAACAGCGTGCAGCAGCGCATGGATCCGGCCAGCCTACAGGACACAG ATTCCTGTCTGGTAGAGGTGGCCGTGCTCAGTAACCTCGCCCAGGTCTTCGATCTGCTTGACGTGGTCAAGAAGATTGTGGAGAGAAGGAAGCAGCAGACGGATCCTGGTCAGGAGCAGGTGCTCAGCATGCTTAACA ACCTGGAGGTGCAGCTGGAAGAacagaagaagcagcagcaagTACGAGCTCTTCTCACCTGCCCCCAGCctgccaaaaacaaaactccCACTAAACGCCCGACCAAGCGGCCTCGACTCCAGAGACCTgcctccaccaccaccctccTGACCACCCCTATAAACCAGCAAGCCACTCTGCAGCCTCAGCAGTTCACCGTTCTTTCACCCATCTCGCTGTCCTCAGTGGGGCAGCCATTCACCGTGGCAGGCCTGCCTATTGCCTCGCTGTCCCAGTCCTCCAACACAGTCACATTACTCCCTGCCGGCTCGCAGGTCTTCACCCGCTACATGGTGGCTGGAGATGGCAAGACAGAAACCATCACCCTGCATCCGTCCTCAGGTTTGACACTGGTTGGCACGACTGCTTTGCAGGACTCCAGCCAACTGGGCACAGTAATGAGCCCCATGGAACTGGTGCAGCTAAGCCAGCAGGCCAGCGGTGCAGAGGTGGTGCCCATAGAAGGCCAAGTGGTAGACGGCACCATGCTAGTGCAACAGGAGGTGATGCAGGGGGAGGTGGAGGGCAGCCAGGAACACACGGTCATTGAGATCAATCCAACTCCTGTGGAGCAGGCAGTGGGAGTGATGGAGCTCCAGCTGACCGGGGAGTCAGGCAGAGAAGGGGCCACCATGGTGGTCCAGAGTGGAGTGGAGATGACCATGTCAGcggagacagaggaggagactCAGCACCAGCTGCAGGAGGCACACACTGAAAGGGTTCAGGAGGTGCAACTGGATGCTAGCGGGCAGCTGTCGCACGTACAGATAGTGGTGATAGGAGAAAACACTCAGGAAGAAAACAAGGTCAAATAA
- the rab42a gene encoding ras-related protein Rab-42a yields MIAAAALCSVSLPEQKAVAAAGAPCKHAARRALFHTHSLRRYLPSSHAMDILWQYQFRIILLGDSTVGKSSLLKRFTDGIYSDVADPTVGVDFYARSLDIEPGVKIKLQLWDTAGQERFRSITTSYYRNSVGGLLVFDLTNRKTFDHVREWHKEVSEHILPHHMVYILIGHKSDLNKDRKVSRDEAEQLAAELGIRYVETSAKCNSNVDRAFELLTRDIYELMKMGEIVTRDGWDGVKSGLTAKVLYSAEDEEELAPPSAEKSCHC; encoded by the exons ATGATTGCTGCGGCCGCTCTGTGCTCCGTGTCTCTTCCTGAACAGAAGGCAGTAGCAGCAGCTGGGGCTCCATGTAAACACGCCGCGCGCAGGGCTTtgtttcacacacactcactccgCAGGTATCTTCCCTCTAGTCATGCCATGGATATTTTGTGGCAATACCAGTTCCGAATCATTCTACTCGGGGATTCCACAGTGGGCAAGTCCTCGCTGTTGAAGCGTTTCACGGATGGAATTTACAGCGATGTGGCGGACCCGACGGTCGGGGTTGATTTTTATGCCCGCTCGCTTGACATCGAACCCGGGGTGAAAATAAAGCTCCAGCTCTGGGACACGGCTGGCCAGGAACGATTCAG GTCTATCACAACATCATATTACCGCAACTCTGTAGGTGGCCTGCTTGTCTTTGATCTCACCAATCGTAAAACCTTCGACCATGTGAGGGAATGGCACAAGGAGGTGAGTGAGCACATCCTGCCTCACCACATGGTCTACATCCTCATCGGCCATAAGAGTGACCTCAACAAGGACCGGAAGGTGAGCAGGGATGAGGCAGAGCAGCTGGCCGCTGAGCTGGGCATTCGCTATGTGGAGACATCGGCCAAATGCAACAGCAATGTGGACCGGGCCTTTGAGCTGCTGACCAGGGACATCTACGAGCTGATGAAGATGGGGGAGATCGTCACCCGTGATGGGTGGGATGGCGTGAAGAGTGGCCTCACTGCCAAGGTTCTCTACTCTgcagaggatgaagaggagctgGCCCCTCCATCAGCTGAAAAAAGCTGCCACTGCTGA
- the gmeb1 gene encoding glucocorticoid modulatory element-binding protein 1 isoform X2 — protein MSVMATTDEVTVSMGEVVMVKDDSGEGDPDDPSKTQVILQLQPITAGDESAETDAAVMAVESHPEQTEGDDVEIGCPITCGDCKAVLLVKKFVCPGINVKCVKYEDQLISPKQFVHISGKATLKDWKRAIRMGGVMLRKMMDSGQLDFYQHSTLCTNTCRSTKFDLLINNTRFPPDGTGLTTPTSSQAQVVLGNGGAAAEDRAKVLSGKSDWSSSSLESADKKGSAEISEDTLNFWKGIADVGLLGEVVTNINTELVELLNSVQQRMDPASLQDTEVAVLSNLAQVFDLLDVVKKIVERRKQQTDPGQEQVLSMLNNLEVQLEEQKKQQQVRALLTCPQPAKNKTPTKRPTKRPRLQRPASTTTLLTTPINQQATLQPQQFTVLSPISLSSVGQPFTVAGLPIASLSQSSNTVTLLPAGSQVFTRYMVAGDGKTETITLHPSSGLTLVGTTALQDSSQLGTVMSPMELVQLSQQASGAEVVPIEGQVVDGTMLVQQEVMQGEVEGSQEHTVIEINPTPVEQAVGVMELQLTGESGREGATMVVQSGVEMTMSAETEEETQHQLQEAHTERVQEVQLDASGQLSHVQIVVIGENTQEENKVK, from the exons ATGAGTGTGATGGCGACCACTGATGAGGTCACTGTATCTATGGGGGAAGTGGTGATGGTAAAGGATGACAGTGGTGAAGGTGACCCCGATGACCCCAGTAAGACTCAGGTCATCCTCCAGCTCCAGCCAATCACCGCTGG AGACGAATCTGCAGAAACAGATGCGGCTGTCATGGCTGTTGAATCTCATCCAG AGCAAACTGAGGGAGACGACGTTGAAATTGGCTGTCCTATAACGTGTGGTGACTGTAAAGCTGTGTTGCTAGTGAAAAAGTTTGTGTGCCCAGGAATCAATGTGAAATGTGTGAAG TATGAAGACCAGTTGATCAGTCCCAAGCAGTTTGTGCACATTTCTGGAAAAGCTACTCTGAAAGACTGGAAGAGAGCCATCAGGATGGGGGGAGTCATGCTGAG AAAAATGATGGATTCCGGTCAGCTGGACTTCTACCAGCATAGTACTCTGTGCACTAACACATGTCGCAGCACCAAGTTTGaccttttaataaacaacacacGCTTCCCTCCAGATGGCACCGGACTTACCACACCTACATCCTCTCAAG CTCAGGTGGTCCTGGGTAATGGTGGGGCAGCCGCAGAAGACCGAGCAAAGGTCCTGAGTGGGAAGTCGGACTGGAGTTCAAGTTCATTGGAGTCTGCAGACAAAAAGGGATCAGCTGAGATCTCAG AGGACACACTGAACTTTTGGAAGGGCATTGCAGATGTGGGTTTGTTGGGTGAAGTGGTGACCAACATCAACACGGAGCTTGTGGAGCTGTTAAACAGCGTGCAGCAGCGCATGGATCCGGCCAGCCTACAGGACACAG AGGTGGCCGTGCTCAGTAACCTCGCCCAGGTCTTCGATCTGCTTGACGTGGTCAAGAAGATTGTGGAGAGAAGGAAGCAGCAGACGGATCCTGGTCAGGAGCAGGTGCTCAGCATGCTTAACA ACCTGGAGGTGCAGCTGGAAGAacagaagaagcagcagcaagTACGAGCTCTTCTCACCTGCCCCCAGCctgccaaaaacaaaactccCACTAAACGCCCGACCAAGCGGCCTCGACTCCAGAGACCTgcctccaccaccaccctccTGACCACCCCTATAAACCAGCAAGCCACTCTGCAGCCTCAGCAGTTCACCGTTCTTTCACCCATCTCGCTGTCCTCAGTGGGGCAGCCATTCACCGTGGCAGGCCTGCCTATTGCCTCGCTGTCCCAGTCCTCCAACACAGTCACATTACTCCCTGCCGGCTCGCAGGTCTTCACCCGCTACATGGTGGCTGGAGATGGCAAGACAGAAACCATCACCCTGCATCCGTCCTCAGGTTTGACACTGGTTGGCACGACTGCTTTGCAGGACTCCAGCCAACTGGGCACAGTAATGAGCCCCATGGAACTGGTGCAGCTAAGCCAGCAGGCCAGCGGTGCAGAGGTGGTGCCCATAGAAGGCCAAGTGGTAGACGGCACCATGCTAGTGCAACAGGAGGTGATGCAGGGGGAGGTGGAGGGCAGCCAGGAACACACGGTCATTGAGATCAATCCAACTCCTGTGGAGCAGGCAGTGGGAGTGATGGAGCTCCAGCTGACCGGGGAGTCAGGCAGAGAAGGGGCCACCATGGTGGTCCAGAGTGGAGTGGAGATGACCATGTCAGcggagacagaggaggagactCAGCACCAGCTGCAGGAGGCACACACTGAAAGGGTTCAGGAGGTGCAACTGGATGCTAGCGGGCAGCTGTCGCACGTACAGATAGTGGTGATAGGAGAAAACACTCAGGAAGAAAACAAGGTCAAATAA